One Trichoderma asperellum chromosome 5, complete sequence genomic region harbors:
- a CDS encoding uncharacterized protein (TransMembrane:3 (o347-369i376-395o401-420i)) produces MNNSIKSDSEKLYASYNMAGTSDWAVDLLEFRDGSDLDSGAAGDFPLDYEYKIDTDFYSQCDASYDSLDTLESRKDKIPDRMYFYMAKVEAKIMGDALNKYDDLIADGYDDKFSTFQTCVKHQVPDQINAFMGNGKAGDYFKCEETGERNCCGSCRYFCDDDSNKDCDNSKDCKNGRGTFTITCPTEFKDGEVGNWLAEDAAPNTTFTLENEDGFYKAIYDDYGVEKDWIKFGSTHVYLNNGCQYSDDINKCAWDNDNWYWNYPQASDDIKVSNPKDIIGDSNGKSRDLLSRLNILITMADYDELEDPADLVDAAMLPALSIDSAVSSMVEVAKQAEEIKKAERQEMILSFITGVLFFIPFVGSAAGAAGQTTVRTILGMLGPAADAGLLTWGIIEDPDNAFATIFSTLATAGIGAGGWGRAARAKRGMLPKDIDALGSIKDKVNRFEDVKITSCKI; encoded by the exons ATGAATAACTCGATCAAGTCGGACAGTGAAAAGCTCTACGCGTCCTACAACATGGCAGGAACGAGCGATTGGGCTGTTGATTTGCTGGAGTTTCGCGA TGGTAGTGATCTTGATAGTGGGGCTGCTGGCGACTTTCCGCTCGACTATGAGTACAAGATTGATACAGACTTCTACAGCCAGTGTGACGCCAGCTACGATTCCCTGGATACCCTTGAGAGCCGCAAGGATAAAATTCCTGATCGCATGTATTTCTACATGGCCAAAGTGGAAGCCAAGATCATGGGCGATGCTCTGAACAAGTACGACGACCTCATTGCCGACGGCTACGACGACAAGTTCAGCACGTTTCAGACATGCGTCAAGCATCAAGTGCCCGATCAGATCAATGCTTTTATGGGCAACGGAAAAGCTGGTGACTACTTCAAGTGCGAGGAGACGGGCGAGCGCAATTGCTGTGGTAGTTGCCGCTACTTCTGCGATGATGACAGCAACAAAGACTGCGATAACTCTAAAGACTGCAAAAACGGCCGCGGCACATTCACGATTACGTGTCCGACAGAGTTCAAGGACGGCGAGGTTGGAAATTGGCTTGCCGAAGACGCGGCTCCAAATACCACATTCACGCTCGAGAATGAAGATGGTTTTTACAAAGCTATCTACGATGACTACGGCGTTGAAAAGGATTGGATAAAGTTTGGCAGTACCCACGTCTACTTGAACAACGGTTGCCAATACTCCGATGACATTAACAAGTGTGCATGGGACAATGATAATTGGTACTGGAATTACCCTCAGGCCAGCGACGATATCAAGGTTTCCAACCCCAAGGATATTATTGGAGACTCGAACGGCAAGTCGAGAGATCTGCTGTCAAGACTCAATATCTTGATTACCATGGCCGACTACGACGAGCTCGAGGACCCGGCTGATCTGGTCGACGCAGCAATGCTCCCTGCCCTGAGCATAGACTCAGCCGTCAGCAGCATGGTCGAGGTTGCCAAACAGGCTGAGGAGATCAAGAAGGCCGAACGCCAGGAAATGATCCTCTCCTTTATCACTGgcgtcctcttcttcatcccatTTGTCGGTTCGGCCGCCGGTGCCGCGGGCCAGACCACCGTCCGCACCATCCTCGGCATGCTTGGTCCGGCAGCCGACGCCGGCCTGCTGACGTGGGGCATCATCGAGGACCCCGACAACGCTTTCGCCACCATCTTTTCGACTCTGGCCACTGCGGGTATAGGCGCTGGCGGCTGGGGCAGAGCGGCGAGGGCGAAGCGCGGCATGTTGCCCAAGGATATTGACGCCCTGGGCAGTATCAAGGACAAGGTCAATCGGTTTGAGGATGTGAAGATAACGTCTTGTAAGATCTAA
- a CDS encoding uncharacterized protein (SECRETED:SignalP(1-21)), with protein sequence MIVSLRRGLIAALLLSGTVAAQDDAAGHDSIEDWRAAHVRTSGDAMKPCPPPCQEEPSSESEKASFLFSDAAGLAACNETMVLSLAVQNSNIDGAPRPVAIRACKAEFTSRYDTFTPKEDVAAICSTPNHRIVQASVSMGELSSPNGNNKFVTVHLLEAGKQLLNSLGAKKPSCTDNFLSFGYSQSSVIGLFGGLELHQHGVPAEVMNKFLEHAREKSISMSTLVQLCNEGERGPTMPSVSLPSVLRTFLWPKTRSRHGQMDVVSRLTPTTIQAGRPSLSASQKTPETPETPPALNHHRRSLILEMLPISGESRVLPRGPPARRKRSKRTTATPRWPSDAALARLI encoded by the coding sequence ATGATAGTCTCATTACGCCGCGGGTTGATTGCCGCTCTCTTGCTGTCAGGGACGGTCGCTGCACAAGATGATGCCGCCGGACACGACAGCATCGAGGACTGGCGGGCAGCACACGTCCGCACATCGGGAGATGCCATGAAGCCTTGTCCTCCGCCGTGCCAGGAAGAACCATCTTCTGAATCTGAAAAGGcatctttcctcttctccgaTGCCGCTGGTCTGGCCGCCTGCAACGAGACCATGGTACTAAGCTTGGCCGTTCAAAACAGCAATATAGATGGTGCTCCTAGGCCAGTTGCAATCAGAGCATGCAAAGCCGAATTCACATCCAGATATGACACTTTTACACCGAAAGAGGATGTTGCCGCCATTTGCTCAACGCCCAACCATAGAATCGTCCAGGCCTCCGTCTCCATGGGGGAGCTCAGCTCTCCCAATGGCAACAACAAGTTTGTCACTGTCCATCTCCTGGAAGCGGGCAAACAACTTCTCAACTCGCTCGGCGCAAAGAAGCCCTCTTGCACCGATAATTTCCTAAGCTTTGGCTACTCACAGTCTTCCGTCATTGGCCTTTTTGGAGGTCTTGAGCTTCACCAGCATGGTGTACCTGCCGAGGTCATGAACAAGTTCCTGGAGCATGCCCGGGAGAAATCCATCTCCATGTCAACCCTTGTTCAACTCTGCAACGAAGGAGAACGTGGGCCGACTATGCCGTCGGTGTCATTGCCGTCAGTTCTCAGGACTTTTCTTTGGCCCAAGACGCGGTCAAGGCATGGGCAGATGGACGTTGTGTCTCGGCTGACACCAACAACAATCCAGGCTGGACGGCCGTCACTATCCGCGTCCCAGAAAACGCCAGAGACTCCAGAAACACCACCAGCACTCAACCATCACAGGAGGTCTCTGATTCTGGAGATGCTGCCCATATCTGGGGAAAGTCGCGTCTTGCCGCGAGGGCCACCTGCAAGACGCAAACGGTCAAAGCGAACGACGGCTACGCCTCGGTGGCCGAGCGATGCGGCATTAGCCAGGCTGATCTGA
- a CDS encoding uncharacterized protein (SECRETED:SignalP(1-18)~EggNog:ENOG41), translating to MRATVLLELVLFITTVFTGGYQGALERVWLYYIYEIDGLNAEADRMIGFACKGEFNKATGECPGGWEKTKSRGPRANFNELIGALSKLNGNSLVPFGRDSGGNPLPLADGAAGLDPQETAKHIYPEILKATTSKKYPNGMVPSPPAYKMVKGGTNNYIKFLSDMGKLVQKTSRKGDNYKNHKALFDGFQKANSKVLEARMGDHGSFQIQAMKDRLSGKGITVKTMTVGSGTSPATGEPWDVVDWKETINGGVTGTGKSREEVAKIVEAAAKDFYTKDTAAVAHKPGIDATRRTDQRMNHCGP from the coding sequence atgaGAGCCACAGTATTGCTGGAGCTCGTCCTATTCATCACTACCGTCTTCACCGGCGGTTACCAGGGCGCGTTGGAGCGCGTCTGGCTCTACTACATCTATGAAATCGATGGCCTTAACGCAGAAGCAGATCGTATGATTGGCTTTGCCTGCAAGGGAGAATTCAACAAGGCAACGGGCGAATGCCCCGGCGGTTGGGAAAAGACCAAGTCGAGGGGCCCTAGAGCAAACTTCAACGAGTTAATTGGCGCTCTGAGCAAACTGAATGGCAACTCCCTCGTACCTTTCGGCAGAGACAGCGGCGGAAATCCCTTGCCCCTTGCTGACGGCGCCGCTGGTCTCGATCCCCAAGAGACTGCGAAGCACATCTACCCCGAGATCCTCAAGGCAACCACCAGCAAAAAATATCCCAATGGCATGGTTCCCAGCCCACCTGCTTACAAGATGGTAAAAGGCGGCACGAACAACTACATCAAGTTCCTAAGTGATATGGGGAAATTGGTGCAGAAGACATCTAGAAAGGGCGACAACTACAAGAATCACAAGGCTCTGTTTGACGGTTTCCAAAAGGCCAACAGCAAGGTGCTTGAGGCCAGAATGGGCGATCATGGGTCGTTTCAAATCCAAGCCATGAAGGACAGGCTGAGCGGCAAAGGCATCACGGTCAAGACAATGACTGTAGGCAGCGGCACTAGCCCGGCCACCGGCGAACCCTGGGATGTGGTCGACTGGAAGGAGACCATCAATGGTGGAGTAACCGGCACGGGTAAGAGTAGAGAAGAAGTGGCTAAGATTGTggaagccgccgccaaggaTTTCTACACCAAGGACACGGCGGCCGTGGCACACAAGCCGGGCATTGACGCCACGCGGCGGACGGATCAGAGGATGAACCACTGCGGCCCCTAA
- a CDS encoding uncharacterized protein (EggNog:ENOG41), translating into MSFASLPSELRSYIWSLAVAPRRITNVRAKKSEGSFSKKQRLKSKDILYETTSTPPPALMHVCHESRQQAPYQRAFTAGTEPRWTWVNFDLDIFCVSSLYAIQDLASVSQQSDVQRLQIRTDDQPDWYEWATTYNGLSPLCKLESLREIQVVLELGDAMWGDVFTDWGFGCCPEDNITFLDEGSGLVLTGPQLKMVGDWQTVFSFDREGNPPDPDHLSEEIAHALDDSWHMTLAQMHEMD; encoded by the coding sequence ATGTCCTTCGCCAGCCTTCCCTCCGAGCTCCGCTCCTACATCTGGAGCTTGGCCGTGGCGCCTCGGCGCATCACAAATGTCCGCgccaagaagagcgaggGCAGCTTCAGCAAGAAGCAGCGCCTGAAAAGCAAGGATATCCTCTACGAGACCACGTCAACGCCGCCCCCGGCTCTCATGCATGTATGCCACGAGTCTCGTCAGCAAGCGCCCTACCAGCGCGCGTTTACCGCGGGCACCGAGCCGCGCTGGACGTGGGTCAACTTTGACCTCGACATTTTCTGCGTCTCGAGCCTCTACGCCATTCAAGACCTTGCGTCTGTCTCCCAGCAATCCGACGTCCAGCGGCTTCAGATTCGGACTGACGACCAACCTGACTGGTATGAGTGGGCTACCACTTATAATGGGCTTTCCCCTCTCTGTAAATTAGAGAGCCTCAGGGAAATTCAGGTGGTGTTAGAGCTTGGTGATGCAATGTGGGGAGATGTGTTTACGGACTGGGGCTTTGGATGCTGTCCTGAAGATAATATTACGTTTCTCGACGAGGGGTCTGGGCTTGTGCTCACTGGCCCTCAGCTGAAGATGGTGGGCGATTGGCAGACGGTATTCTCGTTTGACAGGGAGGGAAACCCGCCTGACCCGGATCATCTCTCGGAAGAGATTGCTCATGCCCTTGACGATTCTTGGCACATGACTTTAGCACAAATGCACGAGATGGATTGA
- a CDS encoding uncharacterized protein (EggNog:ENOG41~SECRETED:SignalP(1-26)): MRPISASTHRSGGVLVALVFAHLCAAARKPVYSFDPKTVKSCIDWWNNGDETTSCKHVRDIDRNPPPGASTTTTRASSTTSSSTSSHVPSPSFWTARGCYPDDDPNFPVLEHIVSNKGGDSALDIAGCENSCWKASVNNTVLYAGVKAVNQCWCSSFIGGESASDQGKCNRPCSGNKNQICGGDKYINVFEPVTTKATSSASSATTSFSKTTTRTSSSATGTVTNSGANRLRAFL; encoded by the exons ATGAGGCCAATCTCTGCTTCTACCCACCGCTCGGGCGGTGTCCTGGTAGCGCTGGTCTTTGCTCATCTTTGTGCTGCTGCCCGGAAGCCAGTCTACTCTTTCGACCCCAAAACCGTCAAGAGCTGCATCGACTGGTGGAACAATGGCGATGAAACCACTTCCTGCAAACACGTCAGGGACAT TGACCGCAATCCCCCTCCAGGCGCCAGCACCACAACCACTCGGGCCtcttccaccaccagcagcagcaccagctcaCATGTGCCTTCGCCCTCCTTCTGGACGGCCCGGGGCTGCTACCCGGACGATGATCCCAATTTTCCCGTCCTAGAGCACATAGTGAGCAACAAGGGAGGCGACTCGGCCCTGGACATTGCCGGCTGCGAAAACTCGTGCTGGAAGGCGTCCGTCAACAACACTGTCCTCTACGCCGGTGTCAAGGCGGTTAACCAATGCTggtgcagcagcttcatcggCGGAGAGTCGGCGAGCGATCAGGGCAAGTGCAACAGGCCGTGCAGCGGCAATAAGAACCAGATCTGCGGTGGCGATAAATATATCAATGTTTTCGAGCCTGTTACTACTAAGGCTACCTCCAGCGCTAGTAGTGCCACAACCTCCTTCTCCAAGACCACTACTCGGACTTCTTCGTCCGCCACGGGCACTGTAACTAACTCCGGGGCGAATCGCCTCCGTGCCTTTCTTTGA